In Deltaproteobacteria bacterium, the sequence CCAGCACCTTGCCCCAGGGGTCCGCGATCAGGGCGTTTCCGTAGGTCTGGCGCCCGGTGGGGTGGGTGCCGAACTGCGCCGGGGCCACCACGAAGATCCCGTTCTCGATGGCCCGGGCCCGCAGGAGGACCTCCCAGTGGTCCTTGCCGGTCTGGAGGGTGAAGGCGGCCGGGCACCAGGCCACCCGGGCCCCGGCCTGCTCCAGGGCCCGGAAGAGCTCGGGGAAGCGCAGGTCGTAGCAGACCGAGAGGCCGTGGCGCAGCCCGGCGGCGTCCCCGGTCACGATCTCCGAACCCCTCGAGATCACGTCACTTTCCCGGTAGCTCTCCTCGCCGGGGAGGTCCACGTCGAAGAGGTGGATCTTGCGGTAGACCGCCCGATCGAGGCCGTCCTCCCCGATCAGCACCGAGGTGGCCCGGACCCGGCCCTCACCGGCGGGCTCGGGGATGGTGCCGGCCACGATGGCCAGGGAGAGCTCCCGGGCCAGCGCCCGCAGGCGGGTCAGCGAGGGGCCCTCGATCGGCTCCGAAACCCCCGGTTTTCCTTCTTCCGGGCCCATGAAGGTGAAATTCTCGGGCAGGCCGGCGACCCGGGCCCCGGCGTCGGCGGCGCGGCGCAGGAGGGCCTCGGCCCGCTCGAGGTTCTCCTCCACCGAGTCCCCGGAGCAGAGCTGGAGGGCGGCCACCCGTACGAATCGCTTGGAGTCAGACGTGCTCATCGGGTGGCCTTTCAGAGGGTGTAGGGAAGGGTAGGATCTATTGCGAAGCTGCATCCAGTGTGCTACGAAACGCCCCACATTTTCGGGGTTTTTTACCGGAAGTGGGCGCGGTTGGGCCCGCTTTCTTTTTTTGTGATGACGACGAACGGTACAACAGGCGCGCAGGAAGCGCAGATCTGGTCGATCCTCGAGCCGGTGATCTCGGCTCAGGACTTCGAGCTGATCGAGGTCGAGCTGACCCACGATCGGGGCCGGAAGATCCTCCGTCTGTACATCGACCACCCGGACCGGGCCATCTCCATCGACGACACCACCCTGGTGACGCGGCTGGTCGACCCGGTCCTCGACGTGGAGGACCCCATCGAGGGGGCCTACTACCTCGAGGTCTCGAGCCCGGGGCTCGATCGCCCGCTTCGTCTGGCTGCCCATTTCGAGCGCTTCGTCGGCGAGCGGGTGAAGATCCGGACCGAGCATCCGGTCTCCGACGGTCGCCGAAGGAACTTCAACGGCATTCTGAAGGGGATCCGTGACGGCCAGGTGACCGTCGACGTGGATGGAGAGCTCTTCGAGTTTCCCCACGCCGACATCGTCCGTGCCCGACTGGAGTACCGCTTCGACGAGGAGAATCGCTGATGACTTCTGCGGTGAACATGAACCTGATCCTGGATCAGGTCGCCAAGGAGAAGGGTGTCGAGCGGGGTGTGCTCGTGGAGACGCTCGAGCAGGCCATCGAGACCGCTGCCCTCAAGACCTTCGGCCTCGAGCGCGCCATCGAGGCGCAGTACAACGAGGAGAAGGGTGTGGTGGAGGTCTTCCAGGCCCTCACCGTCGTCGCCGAGGTCACCGATCCGATCAACCAGATCACGATCGAGGAGGCCCAGGAGAAGGGCATCGAGGCCGAGGACGGCGACGAGCTCCTCTTCCAGATCTTCTACCGTGAGGAGGACTCGGCCGAGGCGGAGATGCAGGACGAGCGCTACGGCGACATCCTGAAGATCCAGACCCACCGCCGGGCCTTCGGGCGCATCGCGGCGCAGGCGGCCAAGCAGGTCATCATCCAGCGGGTCCGCGACGCCGAGCGCGAGAACGTCTTCCACGACTTCAAGGAGTTCAAGGGCCAGATCATCACGGGCGTGGTGCGCCGCTTCGAGCGGGGCAACCTCGTGGTCGAGCTCGACAAGGGCGTGGGCAACCAGGCCGAGGCCGTGCTGCCGGTCCGCGAGCAGGTGCCGCGCGAGTCCTACCGGGCGGGCGACCGGATCCAGGCCTACGTCCTCGACGTGCTGCGCGAGGCCAAGGGCCCGCAGATCATCCTCTCCCGGGGCTCCGAGCAGCTGCTCGTGAAGCTCTTCGAGATGGAGGTCCCCGAGATCTACGAGGGCATCGTCGAGATCGCCCGCGCCGCGCGCGAGCCCGGCGGCCGCGCCAAGATCGCCGTGGCCTCCCGCGATCCCCAGGTCGATCCCGTCGGCGCCTGCGTCGGCATGAAGGGCAGCCGCGTGCAGGCCGTGGTGCAGGAGCTGCGCGGCGAGAAGATCGACATCGTGCCCTTCGACGACGATCCGGCCCGCTTCGTCTGCGCCGCCCTCGCTCCGGCCGAGGTCACCCGGGTGCTGATCGACGAGGCCAACAAGGCCATGGAGATCATCGTCCCCGACGATCAGCTCTCGCTGGCCATCGGCCGCAAGGGGCAGAACGTCCGCCTGGCCGCCAAGCTCACCGGCTGGAAGCTCGACATCAACAGCGAGAGCCGCGCCGAGGAGATGCGCGATTTCGCCGACGAGTCCCTCGGGGCGATCCCCGGCATCGACGCCGACCTCATCGAGGTCCTCTACGCCCACGGCTTCCGCCGCAGCTCGGACATCGCGGACGCGAACGCCGAGGTGCTTGAGCAGATCCCCGGCGTGGACGCCCAGCAGGTCGAGACGATGCAGGAGGCCGCCCGCTCCCAGGCGGTCCTCGACGCCGAGCGCGAGGCCGTCCTCGAGAAGGAGCGCGAGGAGGCTCGCCAGGCCGAGCTCCGCCGCCACCCCGACACCCTCTCCCCCCAGGAGCGCCTGCTGCGCGTCCGGGGCGTGGGTGAGCGCACGATCGAGCAGCTCTCCACCGGCGGCTACAACACCGTCGAGGACCTGCACAAGGAGGACGATCCCATCAAGCTCGGAGAGTCGACCGGGATCGGCCTGAAGAAGGCTCGCCAGATCAAGACGGCCGTGGCCAACTATCTGGCGGAGGAAGCGCGGCTGCGGACCGAGCTCGACGCGGACGGGGCCGGCCCCGCTGCCAAGAGCGCGCCCGGAGCCGAGTCGGAGCATGCGGACGCTGCCCTCGCGCAGGCCGCCGAGACCGACGGGTCCGAGAGCAACGAGACCTCGGCCAAGGCATGAAGTCGGGTCTGACGAGGACCCTGGATTCGAAGAAAGGGGCTACTTCCATGTAAGCCCCGACCACAGGTGACAAGCGATGGCGAAGAAGCGCGTCTATGAGATTGCGAAGGAAGTCGGCCTCTCCAACAAAGAGGTCGTCGACCGACTCCAGGAGATGGGATTCGATGTGAAGTCCCATTCCTCCAGCCTCGAGGAGATCGAGGCCGAGTCCGCCCTTGCGAGGCTCCGTGGTGATGCCCCGGCGGTCGAAGAGCCGAAGAAGGCCGTCTCCGCGGTCGGCGTCGTTCGCCGCCGCCGCAAGCGGACCACCGAGGATGGCGAGGTCGTGACCACGACCCGCGTCGTCCCGGGCGACGAGGCCAACACGGAAGAGGTGCTCTCCACCCAGGGCGTCGAGGCCGTCGCCGAGGTCGAGGAGGCCGAGGCCGAGACGGGCTACGACGCCGAGGGGTACGAGAGCGAGGCCGACGAGGCCGAGGGGTACGAGAGCGAGGCGGCCGAGTCGGACGCCGAGTACGAGGCCGCCGAGTACGAGGGCACCGAGGCTGCCGCCGAGGGAGAGGCCGTCCAGGCCGCCCAGGGCGAGGCGGTCGAGGCCGCCGCCGAGGGTGAGGCCGCCGAGGGCGAGGCGTCCGCCGAGGCGGGCACCGCCGCGGCCGAGCAGCCGAAGCTCACCGAGCCCACCGCCACCCAGGCCGTGGTCATCTCCCGTCCCCTGATCCCGGTGGCCCCCAAGGTCCCGCCGGGGCCGCGGACCCCGGCCGGCTCGCGCCGGATCGGCCCGGTGAAGGAGTACCAGGTCGTCACCGACTCGCTCGGCCGCGGCCGCGAGTTCGTGGACGTCACCAAGGACAAGGCCGGCAAGAAGAAGACCCCGGGCGGCCAGCGGCGCGCCAAGGAGGCCTTCACCAAGCGCGAGCTGATCACCCTGGCGCGGGACCGGGCCTACATCCCGGTGCGCGGCCGCAAGAAGCGCCCCACCAA encodes:
- a CDS encoding carbon-nitrogen hydrolase family protein — its product is MSTSDSKRFVRVAALQLCSGDSVEENLERAEALLRRAADAGARVAGLPENFTFMGPEEGKPGVSEPIEGPSLTRLRALARELSLAIVAGTIPEPAGEGRVRATSVLIGEDGLDRAVYRKIHLFDVDLPGEESYRESDVISRGSEIVTGDAAGLRHGLSVCYDLRFPELFRALEQAGARVAWCPAAFTLQTGKDHWEVLLRARAIENGIFVVAPAQFGTHPTGRQTYGNALIADPWGKVLARAPDTGDALAVADLDLEQAGEIRRRLPTASHHVL
- a CDS encoding ribosome maturation factor RimP; translation: MTTNGTTGAQEAQIWSILEPVISAQDFELIEVELTHDRGRKILRLYIDHPDRAISIDDTTLVTRLVDPVLDVEDPIEGAYYLEVSSPGLDRPLRLAAHFERFVGERVKIRTEHPVSDGRRRNFNGILKGIRDGQVTVDVDGELFEFPHADIVRARLEYRFDEENR
- the nusA gene encoding transcription termination factor NusA; the encoded protein is MTSAVNMNLILDQVAKEKGVERGVLVETLEQAIETAALKTFGLERAIEAQYNEEKGVVEVFQALTVVAEVTDPINQITIEEAQEKGIEAEDGDELLFQIFYREEDSAEAEMQDERYGDILKIQTHRRAFGRIAAQAAKQVIIQRVRDAERENVFHDFKEFKGQIITGVVRRFERGNLVVELDKGVGNQAEAVLPVREQVPRESYRAGDRIQAYVLDVLREAKGPQIILSRGSEQLLVKLFEMEVPEIYEGIVEIARAAREPGGRAKIAVASRDPQVDPVGACVGMKGSRVQAVVQELRGEKIDIVPFDDDPARFVCAALAPAEVTRVLIDEANKAMEIIVPDDQLSLAIGRKGQNVRLAAKLTGWKLDINSESRAEEMRDFADESLGAIPGIDADLIEVLYAHGFRRSSDIADANAEVLEQIPGVDAQQVETMQEAARSQAVLDAEREAVLEKEREEARQAELRRHPDTLSPQERLLRVRGVGERTIEQLSTGGYNTVEDLHKEDDPIKLGESTGIGLKKARQIKTAVANYLAEEARLRTELDADGAGPAAKSAPGAESEHADAALAQAAETDGSESNETSAKA